TCTGTCGTAACCCACAGAAAATAGGGCCGATTGACAGATCCACGCGGCATTATTATCGCTTCTTTAACATTCAAGCTATTCTTATTTCCATTCAGAGTTTTTATTTAATGCCTGAGCCACATGGCTCAAAACAAAGCTGCAGGCAAATGGCGGAAGAATATAAAGTTTCATTTAGGCATAAAAAGCCGCGCTTACTGGCGCAGGTATCTCCTGGCTCGTGCTTCCAATCAAATCTCATCTCTTTAATACTCACCAAtcaaaaaaagtccaaatatgATGCAACGCGGCGCTTTTCGGACGCCCTAAAACGTTTGTGGGAGGAATTTGGGCTAAAATTGGTGCGATCGACGGCGACCACCTCTGTCCGCCTGCCCTGTTACCCAGCGGGGTTTCCATGGGAACCGAATGGACGCTTTGCAGTGCGCACGCTCCATAACGCGGAGCCAAATGAGAATAAGAAGCATAAAGGAGTATATGAAAACTGGCACCGGGCAGGAATTTATTGAGATTATTATTGTTGACATCTGTGAAAATGTGCTGTAAATATGACGGACTGTCAGGAAGCTATTAATGCTCAGGCTAATTCAGCTTTATAAACTTTATAAATGAACTAGTTTTGCGTTTAAAATTGCGGTTCTGTTAAAGGCTGCCACTTAAAGAGAGTCCATAAGGTCTAAATTTGAATGCACACAACTCAGTATATTTTACTACAAAATAAAGCTGGGTCAAACGTAGATAAATAAGATACAGAGAAGGATCAATTATCAACACTGGTATATGAAAGCCGACGtgtaaatcacacacactcttccgaTAAGTCTTATTTATCCAGATACGTTGCATAACAATGAAACCTAGAGTGCATCTGAAAAACAAATATCACTTTTAAAGACCCTTTTTCTGTCAGTTGGGGCACCAAAAATAGAATTTATCCATGTTCCCACAGCAGAAGGCAACAATCTGGGAGCGAAACTTGTTTGGCGCCCGTTGAGGTTAACTGGATGCAACCGCGGTGTCGCCAACATTCAGCCAATGCTGCAGTTCACCACTGTCCAGATGTTTGACTTTAGTGAAGACTTTATAAACGCAGGCGTACAAACactcaaacacattttcttttttttcctttagagAATGAATCCAGGGTGTGAAACGCATCATGGTCACCTCACCAAGTGAGAGGTTAACCAGTATATGATGATTGGCTGAAAGACCGCAGTTGCTATGGTGATATAAAGGCGAAAGTGGGGTTTGGCACTGGATCCAGTTCCCATGGAGTccgaggagagagagggaacgaTCTTCATTTTCAGGGATCGGACCTGAAAAACCAAACAGGACTGAGACAAATCGGATTTTCACACCATCACTAACAACATGTATGTTTATACAGTCCGACTCAGGGGTGCCccatgtgtggggggggtgttagatACAGGATACAGCCAACTATATGACCATCAGGTGCTGCAAGACCTGGCATTTGTAACAGATCAGAGCAACCAGCTGGGTTACTGCTGGTTAATGTCTGTCAGCAGCTGATAAACACGCTCAGGAGTTTGTTAATTCAAACCAACTGATACATTCATGTGCTGCCCAGTTTGGGAAGATGAAGGTGATTCACTCTGCTCTCAACCTGCAAGACTGTTGGACTCATCTAGAGTGGAGGAGCAGATCCTGACGCTCAGCTGAAGGCTACGACTCCTGGCCTGTTCTGGAACGTCCTCGCAGGGGGAAAGAGCCCAAACAGGGGGAAATGGGCCACCTTCCTGGCTGCTCTTTTTCTTCCACTTATTTGATTCAGCCTTTCCCCACGTGAAGCTTATTGAGCCCCAAAATGCTGTTCCACAATGACTGAAGAGCCTTTGGACGTTAGTTTGAGGCTGGCTGCACGATAGGACCCTGCCTGACTATAAACCCTGGGCACCCCTGCTCTAAATACTTACAATGAAGAACATTAGGGCACAGGAGGACCAGGCCAGTCCCACAAAATAACCATCACTGCCGAACAGGAGGCCACATAACATGGTGAAGATCATCCTGGAAGAGAGGCAGCGAATATTTCAATGTGGACTCGATGTGTAATCAAGGCTTCAGTCTGACCTGAAGAGgataaaaactgatatttacCCAACATATTTGTATCCGCTGTAGGCAATGAGGTCAAAGGTGGAGAGGTCGCTGTGAACCGTCAGCAGGTACAAACTCAACAGCATCACCAAGACCTCGATGACAACCCACACGAGGGCGGTGCTCGCACACAATCCCAGAACCTCTGGACtgaacctacacacacacacacacacacacacggaacacaGCTCTTAATCTGAGTCACACACAGCGAGTCAGGAGATaacaggagaggaaggagcGCTGACCTCTTCTGTATGCCGAGCGCTATCCCAGCCAGCAGGATGTAGGTGATGAAAGCCATTGCTGGAAGAAACCAAATCAAACGTGCGTCTCATCAATCAGGCCGGCTGCTGCCATTTACAGGAAAACTTACTGGGAATGTAAAGATCAGGCGCATTCACGTCCTGCCTCGGTGTCAGCGGAGTGTCCCTATGGTAACGAACCTCCCAGTCCTGGAACAGACACCGACAGGTGGCGCCAGTGAGCTTCAATACCACAAACACGCTTGTTTACTGGAAGTTACTGTGTTTACACGCTTGTTTATTAGTTTTTCCCAAATAAAAATCCTTTTCTGCTCCACAGTGACACTTTAATGGAAACTTTAATAAATAGTTCCACTTCACCACAGCGATACTTCCATCAACctctttttaatgtttgttttctctaCTATTTGGATTTGCAGTATCCACAGTCTTTCCCTCACCTCTCTTTACCTCCGCTCATCCTGACAGTCGGGTTCCACCAGCACCGTGTAGCTCACGCTATCAGGGTACAGAACGTCCGAAAGCACAACTTGACGACAATCTGAATCGGACTGAATTTACTGAACGCACAATCACGGTGTGCAGATACCCTCACAGCTCCGGTCGTGCGTTTGCATAAAAGCTTATCATCACAGTCCCGGCGTGACAAAACGTTCCACGTcgtcctgcagcagagagaagagcggCGGGCGACTCTGATTACCTGGTGTGTGTACGGGAACAGGAGGATCAGGAGTTTCTTCATCACGTATCTGGTGTCGACCGCAAAGAAGTATTTCAGCTTGTTCATGGACATGAATCTGCTGATCTGAAAGGCAAATTAAGAGCAAACATAACCTTTACAGATGAACACGGCCGGGGGGGAAAAGTTAACGCACTGCACAAAGACGGATCAGTCACTCGCCTTTTTAAGACTGTATTGGTCTGACATTTGAGTTTGAACCGGGAGGAACCAAGTTGCTAATCCAGTTTGTTTTTGCTATTCAGTTTACTGCCTTGTGCAAACGAATGCAATTTACAGGATAAACCCGACAAATAAAGACACATTTGAATAAATATGAGCTAAAACAACGCAACTATGCCAAAGGACTGCAGCTGAGGAGTCAGAGAGCACCAAACTGATACGAAGGATGAAGCAACGACCCTGCACAATGACTTTGAGGGACAAGATAAGAATAAAAAGGAGATTATAAACGTGACAAATCGTTCGGAACACATCCGGCACACGCTTCTAGGGCTGATGCAGGTGACATCGTCCTTTTCCATACCTCTTTATTTACCATATCCTTCCCTTGGTTGGCCAGGGAGGACCCGTACATCATTGCAGCGTTGGTCATTGGATCAGCAAACAGGTTGGTCATTCCAGGACCTCCTTGCATGTCATTTGTGGGCCCCCCCATATTGTACCCGGGGGTGTAGTAGCCTTGACTGTTCATTGCTGGTGGACTGGAGCTGGTGTCATCAAAGAGGATGGGATCTCCTGTGGGGGGAGCTGCACGAGCTCTTGGTTTAGCTGTGAAGAGGATGGGATCTGTTGGCCTCAACAACCACCAATAAAGGCTCAAACGACTGAAATTTATATTTCTGCCAATGTTCCCGCAAACACAGGggccacacacacgctccaaTAATAACAGGGTTTGCTGCTATTGTTTAATTTCCTGTGACACATTGAGCCATTTCGGAAATCTAAAGTTAATAAACAGGAAGGTGAAAACATGAGTGGACATTAGGtatttccaaggtagttttctctgtcaactggactgggtttcttctcttgaagacgtttcgccttctatccagaaggcttcttcagaactgtccagttgacagagaaaactaccttggatacaatgacctggatgactgagaatttacacagacattagGTATTTATATTTCTAAATGAGAGGTCAGGATTTCCACTTACTTGCTCGGTAGCCGTGAGGTGGCAGGTCCATCGTAATATTCACTGACGTTAGCtcaaaaagaaagataatggcACATCAACTACAGATAATGAGATAATGTTGCAATGATTACCCGACATCACATTTAGCATTCGTGCATTGCGGCTAACGCAGGCAATACCCATTTAATAGTTATGTACAGGCTGTAAACTGACTGTAAACACTGTAAAGGACCCAAACTTAAAGCAGGATAATCTTAATACCTGCTGGCATCACAGCTGACCTACCTGCTCACAGAGCTAACCATGATCTCTGATACAGCCTGCTAGCGCTAGCTAACCAGCTAAGCCTGCAAGCGAAGTCAACAACTTCAAATTCTTTAGCAGAAAGAGTTAAGTAACGCTCCACGTGTGTTAACTGTCTACTCATACCTAGCACACTGAATTCCCACATAACTTATCTGATTGATGAGACTGTTATAATGAAGGAGAATGAAGAGTATAGGAGTACTTACCCACACAGCTAACGCGGTTAGCAACAGCTAGCTACGGGCTACAGAGGCAGTTTTCCGATCCCACCCATCCACAGCGGTTGGTTGACTCGTGTGTGCCTGCGTGGCAGAACACGGTGCAGGTCTCACACACTCTTGTTCACAGCGCAGGCATGTGCAAATACACAGAGGCTGGCGCTTGCGTGTGAAAGGGTCGTGCTCGTTCATCTCCTGTCTCCAGGTTTGCCCCGTTTCTGCTGGCGCGTTCTTGCACCCTTCGGGGGTCAGATGAGCAGAAAACCAAAGCAAAAGTGGGGGGTAGCTTTACATGCCTGTTCACTCTGCAACCACAACATGATGGTAATGCAGAAGCTTTAATAGTGTGCTTTGACACCATTGTTCTTGCACCTAAATGCACCAGCATGGCTACGTGAGCACCCCGGTTTAACAAGTACTGTGTTCTACCTGTTGTATGAATTGGCACGGTGCGTCTTGCAACGCCCTCTAAACCAAACACATGTGAGTGTATCTGGCACAAAGATGAGTGTGTGGGATGAGTGGGTGTGGGTGAGTTATATGAGTACGCAGCAATGGAATCCAAACCTCTTCCATCCCCAGAAACCCCCCAAGTTTTTAAGTTTTGGAGGGAAATGTAGCAGCACTCGCTATGAGAACATACACACGTCGAGTTGTTAGAAGTGGTGCGAGACTTTTCCTGAAAATACCAGGAAGCAATAATTTAAAGAATACAGTCAAAGAGCAAAGATGGTTAGCGTGTTGTGACACAGCACAATTAAGGCTAGCAAACGTGTCATCATTGCATTCCTCAGCCTTTGCTCATTAGACCTTTGCCCTATATTACACCCTCGCGCCTTACAATCGACTCTAAAGGACACAACAAGCAAGTCTATCATTACACACTGTGATATCACTGATGTCTGAAATCCAAGATGCAGGGTGGCAGATGAGCAACAGGTAGCTCAGGTGTTGTTGAGGTCCCTCTCCTATTCATCAGACATGAAAAGACTTAAGGCGCTAAAATGATGTGTGTTTGAATCTACATCTTccttgtatttttcttttgtagaTCAATTAGCAGTAACATGACCCCTTCAAAGGTCAGCCGCTCGACTAAATCCACCTCTGCTGGGAAGTCTGTCCTCAGGGACTGCAGAGTCAGCAGCTGTTTTGTCCCACTAAGCGTATACTGAAGCTACAACatgagtttttcctttttttaaatcagtacTAGGGTTTAGATTGTGCCTGAAAGTGAAAAACATGCGTTGAAGCAGATGGTGAAATAATTGAGTGGCTTTGTGACTCTGGCCTGACTCATCTTCACAAGCATGTCTACAATGGTGCGCTTTTTTAAAGTGAGAGTGAGCCAAAACCTCAACACTTCTGGGCACAGCTGTGCCCGCAGTTTAACTAGTAACATGCTGTATTTCATACCTCTGAGCAGTCTAAAAATATAAAGTACACTTTGTACGTTGTTTTACATCATATTTAAATTCCAACCCCCTGAATTAAATTGCTAAACGAGATTATTTGTAATATTCAACGCTATCTTAAAATCTACTACTTAAAATAATCGCCACTATTTTCAAAATTTCTGGTTTGGTTAATCACTCTATTCTAAGTTCAGCTTTGTAAATACCCGTTTACATTAAATTATCGAGTTTCAAGCACAGCATTTGATATACCTTGATCCCCcccctacttttttttttaacaccacGTTATGGGGGTAAAATACGACATGTGCTGTTATTGAAACAGTAGTGTACTTCCACTGGAGCAGGAAATTATTAAAACTTTTTAACCACAGAAAAACAGTCAGtgaaaaatattatttttttctgttcaaGGAATCCCGAGCGCTCTCAGGAGGAAACTCTCTCCATATATGGTGAATGACGTCATTCCACGTGGTTTCATTGGTGAGAGATTCCAGACAACACTATTTCCCGTAACTGGAGGGGCGTGGTGAACCTTTCGTACCACTTTAAGAGTTTACAACCTCACAATCATTCCCAGACTTTGGCTTCTGGATCACCGACTAAGGAAGTGAAGATGTGCTAAAAAGAGTTTTATAGAGTTTTCGGACGATTTAAGGAAATACCGAGGAGCtattttcttcctgtttcaccCCTTGGAAAGGCACCCTTTTGGACTCTACCGACTTACCGCAATAAGGTGGGCTTACCCCAAGTTTGAAATCACACACAGGATTAAATCTGTAACTAATTTCGTGAGGTCTGACAGCTATATAGCCCCGACTGGaatcaattttcttttctttaaaaaaccaaaacagaaagGATGTATCGAAACTTTGGGAATCAAGGGCGAGGCAACCCTCCGTACACGGGCAGCGTGTCAGGGACCAGCTCACTGGGAAACACCGGCACTTCAGCCACACAGGAGCAGGTAGGTTTCATTCAATCACAGACTCACTATGTGGACTTTTATAAAGTACCCTTCTCAATATATTGCACTCCTTTAGGTGTTTTAGTGCAATTGTTACGTATATAATACATTGTTCTATATCCTACATGTACAATATGATAttagtctttaaaaaaaaaaaaaattagaccTCAGTAAACCTCCCACGTGCTTCCTTTAGGTTAAccttattttctttcattttgtcttGTCATTTTCTTTCCATTCAGAAGTTTACGATGGCTAGCAGCAGTCAGTTTGTACCCAGCCTCAATGCCATCACAACCAATCAGGACCTTCAGTGGCTGGTCCAGCCCTCCCTCATGCATCCACCACCGGGTCCTTCAAGATCTCCAGCACCTCCTTACCCGACCCTCCCGGGGGCACGTCCGCTGGGCCCACAGCCCTCTCACTCCCATTTCCTCAGACCAGGGGTGATAAGGGCAGCCGCGCCAACTTCCACGAGGCGCCGCAATGATGAACATGTAAGGCAGGAGTTCTTTTTATGAAAGAAACCTTTGATTCTTAGAGGGACCGGAGGCCGTAAGGCGTGGAGCTCGCAAGTTCACTAAACATCCTGTGTGGCTGAATGAGACAACTGGTTGCGCGTTAAGCCGCCCAAATCCCAAGGAAATGTGAAAAAATGAGCTAGTTTTACACCTTCTTTATCTTGCCATTCCCTCGCCACCTTCAGGacagaacattttctctgttcaTGCTCTTTGATGTTGACTTTGACTCAGTGTTGACTTAGCGTAATGTCTCCATGTTGGAACAAGATAATTCAACACCCATCACCACATTGGGTAGCGCCGCCAGAGCACACTGCTTGGCTCACAGCCCTGTAACAGTTGTGTCCTTCCCTGGTGGTACAGGAAGTGGACTGTCATGTGACTCACAGGGCACGTGAGTCACACCTGAGTCACCACAGGGGCCAGAACGTGACTCACCGCGCAGAAAGGGCGGGAAATATTGGGTCAATGGCAAATATTCAGTAGGGCTTCGGGTGAAGTTGGGAGGCTACGAAGGTGTAAAAGAGCGTTTGTTACAAAATGGTCCAGCTGTGATGATTGCGGTGACTCAGGGCGCCCACACGGTGGCGGTGTTTCTCCGGTGTCACGGTGCCTCCGGCGGAATCCCGACGCGTCTAAATCTGAACAGTTTCCCCACCGGGCTCTGTGTAATGCTCCCTAAATGTTCTCATTTCTCCAAGCTTTCGGCAGAAGAATTGGAGAGGCGTCGAGTAAGAAGGGAGAGGAATAAAATGGCAGCAGCCAAATGTCGAAATCGCCGTCGGGAGTTGACCGAAACTCTCCAAAACGTGAGTGAACGTCACGTTCAT
This genomic stretch from Takifugu flavidus isolate HTHZ2018 chromosome 9, ASM371156v2, whole genome shotgun sequence harbors:
- the yif1a gene encoding protein YIF1A, encoding MDLPPHGYRATKPRARAAPPTGDPILFDDTSSSPPAMNSQGYYTPGYNMGGPTNDMQGGPGMTNLFADPMTNAAMMYGSSLANQGKDMVNKEISRFMSMNKLKYFFAVDTRYVMKKLLILLFPYTHQDWEVRYHRDTPLTPRQDVNAPDLYIPTMAFITYILLAGIALGIQKRFSPEVLGLCASTALVWVVIEVLVMLLSLYLLTVHSDLSTFDLIAYSGYKYVGMIFTMLCGLLFGSDGYFVGLAWSSCALMFFIVRSLKMKIVPSLSSDSMGTGSSAKPHFRLYITIATAVFQPIIIYWLTSHLVR